A window of the Arcobacter sp. F155 genome harbors these coding sequences:
- a CDS encoding TonB-dependent siderophore receptor, whose amino-acid sequence MQKKTTCLSVVASLFLATNLYSQTEQLSSIEVTSSYLSSNEKTATFSTEIYTKDEIEKSKSKDVYDFLNSQTSINIAPNYGNTFTQKIDLRGYGIGDGYQNVVVTVNGRKLNNIDMQSQLLSSIPLESIEKIEIIKGSGSVQYGDGANAGVINIITNGKNDNYVMAHMGNDDTKGGTLSLGFNNENLIINALVDYSSTNGTREDSLNNKDSNHNRNRKVEVIYFPTENLELRAGRTLSDMRLKYAGPLTKDKYKNNPNQSNGFTEQYFNSYLTTLGTTYNLNENYSFDVNYNREDKLSKFVGSSESQYEYESFNTSFNIKKDNYSIVIGADTFDGDRIKSTNVTNKTNKALFVSADYQFSKDLKVSAGLRREKVEYDYNPSSGDSLSTAEYLNAYDVGINYSLSDSSSIFANYNRAYQTPDIDRFFSSTLTNVGGTWIETVSSFNGFIDSARVRNYTIGYNNIQKNNKLKVSIFRSELTNEIYYYKTGPFSGINTNIDKSHKYGIEIFDKYIINKNLYTSINYSYIISKIDKEDEGNGAYNGKDLPGVSKHNLTLNLGYTYKKLNTILSHTYRSSAYAANDFENNFDQKQEAYNSTDLSASYNFKNIELFAKIQNLFDRKNGLWISDDNIYPVNFERTYYAGIKYKF is encoded by the coding sequence ATGCAAAAGAAAACTACATGTTTAAGCGTAGTTGCTTCGCTTTTTTTAGCAACAAATCTTTACTCGCAAACTGAACAATTATCAAGTATCGAAGTTACATCTTCTTATTTAAGTTCAAATGAAAAAACAGCAACATTCTCAACTGAAATCTATACAAAAGATGAAATAGAAAAATCAAAATCTAAAGATGTATATGACTTTTTAAATTCACAAACATCAATTAATATTGCACCTAATTACGGTAATACTTTTACTCAAAAAATTGATTTAAGAGGATATGGTATTGGTGATGGATATCAAAATGTAGTAGTAACAGTAAATGGAAGAAAACTTAATAATATTGATATGCAATCACAATTATTATCTTCAATACCTTTAGAAAGTATTGAAAAAATTGAGATTATAAAAGGAAGTGGTTCTGTTCAATATGGTGATGGAGCAAATGCAGGAGTTATAAACATCATAACAAATGGTAAAAATGATAACTATGTTATGGCTCATATGGGAAATGATGATACAAAAGGTGGCACTTTAAGTTTAGGTTTCAATAATGAAAACCTAATTATTAATGCTTTAGTAGACTATAGTTCTACGAATGGAACAAGAGAAGATAGTTTAAATAATAAAGACTCAAACCATAATAGAAATAGAAAAGTTGAAGTAATCTATTTTCCAACTGAAAACTTAGAGTTAAGAGCAGGAAGAACACTTTCTGATATGCGTTTAAAATATGCAGGTCCTTTAACAAAAGATAAATATAAAAATAATCCAAATCAATCAAATGGTTTTACGGAACAGTATTTTAATAGTTATTTAACAACTTTAGGTACAACTTATAACTTGAATGAAAACTACTCATTTGATGTAAACTATAATAGAGAAGATAAGTTGAGTAAATTTGTTGGAAGTTCTGAATCTCAATATGAGTATGAATCATTTAATACTTCTTTTAATATAAAAAAAGATAATTATTCTATTGTGATTGGAGCAGACACTTTTGATGGAGATAGAATAAAATCTACAAATGTTACAAACAAGACAAATAAAGCACTATTTGTATCTGCTGATTATCAGTTTTCAAAAGATTTAAAAGTGTCAGCAGGTCTTAGAAGAGAAAAAGTAGAGTATGACTATAATCCGTCATCAGGAGATAGTTTAAGTACAGCTGAGTATTTAAATGCTTATGATGTAGGGATTAATTACTCTTTATCTGATTCTTCATCTATTTTTGCAAACTATAACAGAGCTTATCAAACTCCTGATATTGATAGGTTTTTTTCTTCAACTTTGACTAATGTAGGAGGTACATGGATTGAAACAGTATCTTCTTTTAATGGTTTTATTGATTCGGCAAGAGTAAGAAATTATACTATTGGATATAATAATATTCAAAAAAATAATAAGCTTAAGGTTTCAATTTTCAGAAGTGAATTAACTAATGAAATTTATTACTATAAAACAGGACCTTTTAGTGGTATTAATACAAATATTGATAAATCTCATAAATATGGTATAGAGATTTTTGATAAATATATAATTAATAAAAATTTATATACTTCAATTAACTACTCTTATATTATTTCAAAAATTGATAAAGAAGATGAAGGAAACGGAGCTTATAATGGTAAGGACTTACCTGGGGTATCTAAGCATAATCTTACACTAAATTTAGGATATACTTACAAAAAATTAAATACAATATTATCTCATACTTATAGAAGTAGTGCCTATGCCGCAAATGATTTTGAAAACAATTTTGACCAAAAACAAGAAGCTTATAACTCAACAGACTTAAGTGCTTCTTATAACTTTAAAAATATTGAGCTTTTTGCAAAAATTCAAAATCTTTTTGATAGAAAAAATGGTTTATGGATAAGCGATGACAATATCTATCCAGTTAACTTTGAAAGAACATATTATGCAGGAATCAAGTATAAATTCTAA
- a CDS encoding sulfite exporter TauE/SafE family protein translates to MESISILTIITIAFLGSFGHCIGMCGGIVVAYSSTKVNSTWNKTKQASSHVLYSFGRITTYVILGAIFGFVGSVVTFDNTTNGILLIVTGILMVLVGLSLSGKLKFLTSIEHSVSKSELYQKSFRKLLSSDSLFSFYFLGMLNGLLPCGFVYVFAITAASTASAIWGAFVMLIFGLSTLPAMFSLGFFVGIFKQVALRNLFITLASILVILFGVYTIYNGYNFMNGETKTILTPSN, encoded by the coding sequence ATGGAAAGTATTAGTATTCTAACAATTATTACAATAGCATTTTTAGGTTCTTTTGGACACTGTATAGGTATGTGTGGAGGAATTGTAGTTGCTTATTCAAGTACAAAAGTAAATAGTACTTGGAATAAAACTAAACAAGCAAGTTCTCATGTTCTTTACTCATTTGGAAGAATTACTACTTATGTGATATTAGGTGCTATTTTTGGTTTTGTTGGTTCTGTTGTAACTTTTGATAATACAACTAATGGAATACTTCTCATTGTAACTGGAATTTTAATGGTTTTAGTAGGGCTTTCTCTTAGTGGAAAGTTGAAGTTTCTAACTTCTATTGAGCACTCTGTATCGAAATCTGAACTTTATCAAAAAAGTTTTAGAAAACTTTTGAGTTCTGATTCTTTGTTTAGCTTCTATTTTCTTGGTATGTTAAACGGTCTACTTCCTTGCGGTTTTGTTTATGTTTTTGCAATAACAGCAGCAAGTACAGCAAGTGCTATTTGGGGTGCTTTTGTTATGCTTATATTTGGTCTTAGTACTCTTCCTGCGATGTTCTCTTTAGGTTTTTTTGTTGGGATTTTTAAACAAGTTGCTCTAAGAAATTTATTTATTACTTTAGCTTCTATCTTAGTAATTTTATTTGGAGTTTATACTATTTACAATGGTTATAACTTCATGAATGGTGAAACTAAAACTATACTTACACCTTCTAATTAG